Proteins found in one Verrucomicrobiota bacterium genomic segment:
- a CDS encoding IS701 family transposase yields the protein MSRLARQYVSGLLQGGTRKNMLHMAEVVPEADARNLQQFLTHSKWDARAVLDHVAREANQVLGDPGEACLVLDESGFAKQGKQSVGVARQWLGRLGKVDNGQVGVFGVLCRGPRATLVDARLYLPKEWTEDSERCAAAGVPETERHFRTKDELAVAIIQHARAQKLQFGWVSADAGYGKSPATFYGLTELKETFFIDLPSDFSIYLEPFLPALPAAGKPGRPGARYRASVPKQRVDQLPGLAVAAAWHQVKVRETTRGPLRLRAWRGRVYVWDGSERAPLRLTLLVTENLDGTDRKYTLTNAPETTTVRRLAFQQRQRYWVERVFEDANPTW from the coding sequence ATGTCTCGGTTAGCGCGCCAATACGTTTCCGGTCTGTTGCAAGGCGGCACGCGCAAGAACATGCTGCACATGGCGGAGGTGGTGCCGGAGGCGGATGCGCGTAACTTGCAGCAATTTCTCACTCATTCCAAATGGGATGCCCGCGCCGTGCTGGACCACGTGGCGCGGGAAGCCAACCAGGTCTTGGGCGATCCCGGCGAAGCGTGTCTGGTGCTGGATGAGAGTGGGTTCGCCAAACAAGGCAAGCAGTCGGTGGGCGTCGCCCGTCAGTGGTTGGGCCGGTTGGGTAAAGTCGATAATGGCCAAGTCGGGGTGTTCGGAGTGCTGTGCCGCGGCCCGCGGGCCACGCTGGTGGATGCGCGACTCTATTTGCCCAAGGAATGGACCGAAGATTCCGAACGGTGTGCGGCCGCTGGCGTGCCGGAAACCGAACGCCACTTTCGGACCAAGGACGAATTGGCGGTGGCCATCATCCAGCATGCGCGCGCGCAAAAACTCCAGTTTGGCTGGGTCAGTGCCGACGCGGGCTATGGCAAAAGCCCGGCCACGTTCTATGGGTTGACGGAGCTAAAGGAGACGTTTTTCATCGATCTCCCCTCGGATTTTTCCATTTACCTGGAACCGTTCCTGCCCGCCTTGCCCGCCGCGGGCAAACCGGGGCGACCCGGGGCGCGTTATCGGGCGTCCGTCCCGAAGCAGCGCGTGGACCAACTGCCAGGGTTGGCGGTCGCGGCGGCTTGGCACCAGGTCAAGGTGCGGGAGACCACGCGTGGTCCGTTACGCCTCCGCGCTTGGCGCGGGCGCGTCTATGTGTGGGACGGAAGCGAGCGGGCGCCGTTGCGCCTGACGTTGCTGGTGACGGAAAACCTGGATGGGACGGATCGGAAATACACCCTGACCAACGCGCCGGAAACAACGACCGTGCGCCGGCTGGCGTTTCAGCAACGCCAGCGCTACTGGGTGGAGCGGGTGTTCGAGGACGCCAACCCGACTTGGTGA
- a CDS encoding MotA/TolQ/ExbB proton channel family protein yields the protein MASFTQFTELTFIWRQATPEAKGIILLLLLFSVIAWSVMVAKALQIRRARKLNAHFAEEFNRQASVMEMHERRISIEGCPMFAIYQAGCSSLKTRLKAGGSGEAARQLVSFKGMELVKRAVENTVAVESLKLESGLIILAIAVSGAPFLGLLGTVWGVMSTFSGIAMKGEASLATMAPGVSAALVTTVAGLLVAIPSMFGYNYLVHQLRATTVELDIFAQELVSKMENEYLPE from the coding sequence ATGGCATCCTTTACCCAATTTACAGAACTAACCTTCATCTGGCGGCAGGCGACGCCGGAGGCAAAGGGCATTATTCTTCTGTTACTCCTGTTTTCCGTTATCGCTTGGTCGGTGATGGTGGCCAAGGCCCTGCAAATCCGCCGGGCCAGAAAGCTGAATGCCCACTTTGCCGAGGAATTTAACCGCCAAGCGTCGGTGATGGAGATGCATGAGCGGCGCATAAGCATTGAGGGTTGCCCCATGTTTGCCATCTACCAGGCCGGTTGTTCCAGCCTCAAGACGCGTCTCAAAGCTGGTGGCAGCGGCGAAGCTGCCCGCCAGTTGGTGTCGTTCAAAGGCATGGAACTGGTGAAACGCGCAGTGGAAAACACGGTGGCCGTGGAATCACTCAAGCTGGAATCCGGTTTGATCATACTGGCCATCGCGGTCAGCGGCGCTCCGTTCCTGGGGTTGTTGGGAACCGTTTGGGGCGTGATGAGCACCTTTAGCGGCATTGCCATGAAGGGCGAAGCCAGCCTGGCCACCATGGCTCCTGGCGTATCCGCCGCCCTGGTCACCACCGTAGCCGGTCTGCTGGTCGCCATCCCGTCCATGTTTGGTTACAACTATCTGGTGCATCAATTGCGCGCCACTACCGTAGAATTGGACATCTTCGCCCAGGAACTGGTGTCCAAAATGGAAAATGAGTATCTGCCCGAATAA
- a CDS encoding sugar phosphate isomerase/epimerase family protein, with amino-acid sequence MNMKLSQSRPARREFLKHAALLPFAATAGLSFTTASATVAPIKRIGGAFLKPALNAYSFLELLAAHAKDPATGIDLFAVCDFCAKHDLDAVDVTGYFFPGYPKVPADSYLYHLKRYTHDLGLAISGTGVRNDFTSADKTVRATGVQLIKEWIEVAAKLGAPALRVFADSQPPFKNWQEASGNASRETVETWMADSLRECAEHAGKFGVIVAVQNHGDFINTGGEHLSLLKRVDHEWCGALVDTGKYLTADPYADIAMMVPYAVNWQIKETMQSRTDSPGTDFKKLVTLIRQGGYRGYLPIETLSMRRKNYDPFVEVPKVLAELRAAIATTAS; translated from the coding sequence ATGAACATGAAGCTCAGCCAATCCCGCCCGGCTCGCCGGGAATTTCTTAAACACGCCGCCTTGCTGCCATTCGCCGCAACGGCGGGGCTCTCGTTCACCACAGCATCGGCGACCGTTGCCCCCATCAAACGCATCGGCGGAGCGTTTCTGAAGCCCGCGCTCAACGCCTACTCCTTCCTCGAATTGCTAGCGGCACACGCCAAGGACCCAGCCACGGGCATTGATCTCTTTGCCGTCTGCGATTTTTGCGCGAAACACGACCTGGATGCCGTGGATGTCACTGGATACTTTTTTCCCGGCTATCCCAAGGTGCCGGCGGACAGCTACCTGTACCACCTCAAGCGCTACACGCACGACCTCGGGCTCGCCATCAGCGGCACCGGCGTGCGCAATGATTTCACCAGTGCGGACAAGACCGTGCGGGCGACGGGAGTGCAGCTCATCAAGGAATGGATTGAGGTCGCCGCGAAACTCGGCGCGCCGGCGCTTCGCGTCTTTGCCGATTCGCAGCCCCCTTTCAAGAACTGGCAGGAGGCCTCCGGCAACGCGAGCCGCGAGACGGTGGAAACCTGGATGGCCGACTCGCTGCGCGAGTGCGCAGAGCACGCCGGGAAGTTTGGCGTGATCGTTGCGGTGCAGAACCACGGCGACTTCATCAACACGGGCGGGGAGCATCTCAGCCTGCTCAAGCGGGTGGACCATGAATGGTGTGGCGCGCTGGTGGATACCGGCAAATACCTGACGGCCGATCCGTACGCGGACATCGCCATGATGGTGCCCTATGCGGTGAATTGGCAGATCAAGGAGACCATGCAGAGCCGCACCGACTCACCCGGCACCGATTTCAAGAAACTAGTCACCCTCATTCGCCAGGGAGGTTACCGTGGCTACCTGCCCATCGAGACACTCTCCATGCGACGCAAGAACTATGATCCCTTCGTGGAAGTGCCCAAAGTGCTCGCCGAACTGCGCGCAGCCATCGCTACCACCGCATCGTGA
- a CDS encoding long-chain fatty acid--CoA ligase yields MNLAAAFTAQAELNPGKIAIYWGDDTFSYEWIRSQSVRLAAELRQLGVRPGDHVGLWLRNCPEFVPSLFGIFMAGGVAVPINNFLKADEVAFIIQDAGINVLVTDTTMAAAVAQLAATPPPLKVWNVENFAAAPVARADCPLSCSQRTEADLAVLFYTSGTTGKPKGAMLTHGNLLHNVASCHQILESQSADRFVLLLPMFHSFMLTVCVLLPMVIGSSIVLIRSVHPAKNIILEVCRHGATILPAVPAFFRVLAQVDRPVKLPLRLCISGGAALPGEILREFTAKLPYPLLEGYGLSETSPVAAFTPIRGPWKEGSIGLPIPNVELSVQDDTGNILGAGQTGEICIRGGNVMAGYWNQPQATAEVMRGQWFLTGDIGHRDTDGYFYITDRKKDMLIVNGINVYPRQVEELIYQYPGIREAAVIGVPDARRGEVPLACVSLNEGTELDEKELLHFLREKVADYKVPRRIVVLPKLPRNVTGKILKTELRQMVAQGKF; encoded by the coding sequence ATGAATCTTGCCGCTGCTTTTACCGCGCAGGCGGAGCTGAATCCCGGCAAAATCGCCATCTACTGGGGCGATGACACCTTTTCCTATGAGTGGATTCGCAGTCAGTCCGTCCGCCTGGCTGCTGAACTGCGACAGTTGGGGGTGCGTCCGGGTGATCACGTCGGGCTTTGGCTTCGCAATTGTCCCGAGTTTGTTCCTTCGCTGTTTGGCATCTTCATGGCGGGTGGCGTGGCGGTGCCCATCAATAACTTTCTCAAGGCGGACGAGGTGGCCTTCATTATTCAGGACGCCGGTATCAACGTGCTGGTCACAGATACAACGATGGCGGCAGCCGTGGCTCAGCTTGCCGCGACGCCTCCACCTCTGAAGGTTTGGAATGTTGAAAACTTTGCCGCCGCACCGGTGGCGCGCGCGGATTGCCCGCTCTCCTGCTCCCAACGCACTGAAGCGGATTTGGCGGTGTTGTTCTATACGTCCGGCACCACCGGCAAGCCCAAGGGGGCGATGCTCACGCATGGCAACTTGTTGCATAATGTGGCCAGTTGTCATCAGATACTGGAAAGTCAGTCCGCCGACCGGTTTGTGTTACTGCTGCCCATGTTTCACAGCTTCATGCTCACCGTCTGTGTGTTGTTGCCCATGGTGATTGGTTCCAGCATCGTCCTCATCCGGTCCGTGCATCCGGCCAAAAACATCATCCTGGAGGTGTGCCGGCATGGTGCCACCATCCTTCCGGCAGTGCCGGCGTTCTTTCGTGTTTTGGCCCAGGTGGATAGGCCGGTGAAATTGCCGCTGCGGCTTTGCATCAGTGGCGGGGCGGCGCTGCCTGGAGAAATTCTGCGCGAATTCACCGCCAAACTGCCTTACCCGTTGCTGGAAGGGTACGGACTTAGTGAGACCAGCCCGGTGGCCGCTTTTACCCCGATTCGCGGCCCATGGAAAGAAGGTTCCATCGGCCTGCCCATTCCAAACGTGGAATTGAGCGTGCAGGATGATACCGGGAATATTCTGGGGGCTGGTCAGACCGGCGAGATTTGCATTCGCGGCGGGAACGTTATGGCGGGATATTGGAACCAGCCGCAGGCGACGGCTGAAGTCATGCGCGGCCAATGGTTCCTGACCGGGGACATTGGACATCGCGACACCGATGGATATTTTTACATCACGGATCGCAAGAAGGACATGCTCATCGTCAACGGGATCAACGTCTATCCTAGACAGGTGGAAGAACTCATTTACCAGTATCCGGGCATTCGTGAGGCGGCGGTGATTGGCGTGCCGGATGCGCGCCGTGGCGAAGTGCCGCTGGCCTGTGTCTCCTTGAATGAGGGCACCGAGCTTGACGAAAAGGAGCTGCTGCACTTCCTCCGTGAAAAAGTCGCGGATTACAAGGTCCCGCGCCGCATCGTGGTCCTGCCCAAACTGCCGCGCAATGTCACCGGAAAAATCCTGAAAACCGAATTGCGCCAGATGGTGGCGCAAGGGAAATTCTGA
- a CDS encoding DUF6745 domain-containing protein, with protein sequence MKTRTLSEAQLALIPQVWDEWIKTGRDTAAVDRAKVREILCRLYAVADKSAPPHILHFDSPLQISIAVALLRQEGRNMRHQLADPINGEVHEALRDKFTCQMNEQVSSAVNAQIRQYIRRQLPERRTHETFSDFRRAAYARNMQVIEQIHEQIHENVRNMFRSLRAWTFRDDFGQFDMLLARYDFLGRLGIDVSKLVPSFDLAKSCGAAALFWDWAFIGAKPEYIHCNEQGRIHCETGPAIRYYDGFSIFAIHGVRVPEKVVVSPDTITVAEINLETNVEMRRVMLERYGVERYLMDSGAVEIHRDDFGILYRQQLPRDEPLVMVKVVNATPEPDGSFKDYFLRVPPTMERAIQAVAWTFGKEENDYTPELQT encoded by the coding sequence GTGAAAACTCGGACATTATCTGAAGCGCAACTCGCGCTGATTCCGCAGGTATGGGACGAATGGATCAAAACAGGCAGGGATACCGCCGCCGTTGACCGCGCGAAAGTCCGGGAAATCCTGTGCCGCCTCTATGCTGTGGCTGATAAGTCGGCCCCGCCGCATATTCTTCATTTTGACAGTCCCCTTCAAATTTCAATCGCCGTCGCCCTATTACGGCAGGAGGGTAGAAATATGCGTCATCAACTTGCCGACCCTATCAATGGCGAGGTCCACGAAGCACTGCGCGATAAATTCACCTGCCAAATGAACGAACAAGTCTCCAGCGCGGTCAACGCGCAGATCCGCCAATATATCCGTCGGCAACTCCCCGAACGCCGGACCCACGAAACCTTTTCCGATTTCCGCCGCGCGGCCTATGCGAGAAACATGCAAGTCATCGAACAGATCCACGAACAAATTCATGAAAATGTTCGGAACATGTTTCGGAGCCTTCGAGCATGGACATTCAGGGATGACTTTGGCCAGTTTGATATGTTGCTGGCACGGTATGATTTTCTTGGCCGTTTGGGAATTGACGTTTCAAAGCTGGTTCCTTCTTTCGACCTGGCAAAATCTTGCGGCGCGGCGGCGTTATTCTGGGATTGGGCTTTTATTGGAGCGAAACCGGAATATATTCACTGCAATGAGCAGGGGCGGATTCATTGCGAAACCGGTCCGGCCATTCGCTATTACGACGGTTTTTCTATTTTTGCCATTCATGGTGTCCGCGTGCCGGAAAAGGTGGTGGTTTCCCCAGACACCATAACCGTCGCAGAGATTAATTTGGAAACCAATGTCGAAATGCGGCGGGTGATGCTGGAACGGTATGGGGTGGAACGATACTTGATGGATTCCGGGGCCGTAGAAATACACCGGGATGATTTTGGCATTTTGTACCGCCAGCAACTCCCTCGTGACGAGCCACTGGTGATGGTGAAGGTGGTGAATGCCACGCCGGAACCGGATGGCAGCTTCAAGGACTACTTTCTCCGCGTGCCGCCCACGATGGAGCGGGCGATACAGGCGGTCGCCTGGACCTTCGGCAAGGAGGAAAACGATTATACACCTGAACTCCAGACCTGA
- a CDS encoding PIN domain-containing protein: MADSFLLDSSAIIAFLQAEPGAPRVLDLLEKAARGETMLYACFASLTEVQYITASDYGVEAGRKAIADLKRLRIIWIHSDEALCAAAAEWKTGHKISFADAFVAASAMHVNAILVHKDPEFALLPSHVKQELLPLKPTG; encoded by the coding sequence ATGGCTGATTCCTTCCTGCTCGACTCTTCCGCTATTATCGCCTTTCTCCAAGCAGAACCAGGTGCGCCACGAGTGCTTGATTTATTGGAAAAAGCCGCGCGGGGAGAAACCATGCTGTATGCCTGCTTTGCCAGTCTTACGGAAGTCCAATACATCACGGCCAGTGATTACGGGGTGGAAGCAGGTCGCAAAGCCATTGCGGACCTGAAACGATTAAGAATCATTTGGATACACTCTGACGAAGCCCTGTGCGCGGCGGCCGCCGAGTGGAAAACCGGCCACAAGATTTCTTTCGCGGATGCTTTTGTGGCGGCATCCGCCATGCACGTGAATGCCATACTGGTGCATAAAGATCCCGAATTTGCTTTGCTTCCTTCCCACGTTAAACAGGAACTCCTCCCGCTCAAGCCCACTGGCTAA
- a CDS encoding chromosomal replication initiator protein DnaA, with protein sequence MLNPRHTFESFIVGHQNDFACAAAKAVANAPGTTYNPLFIYGGAGLGKTHLLHAIGNHVSSNNKAARVACLSSEQFTGECIDAILNNQLAIIRQKYLQMDVLLIDDIQFLAGKERLQEEFFHIFNALHEAHKQIVLACSRPASEIPGLEQRLVSRFEWGQTADLQVPDLETRLAILRKKAQWMGGQVPDDILNFLAAHIRTDIRRLEGALIHVESYAALTGKKLTLEVVESLLQGVLYE encoded by the coding sequence ATGTTAAACCCCAGACACACTTTTGAATCATTCATTGTTGGCCATCAAAACGACTTCGCTTGTGCGGCCGCCAAAGCCGTCGCCAATGCTCCCGGTACTACCTACAATCCACTGTTTATTTATGGTGGTGCAGGCCTTGGCAAGACTCATTTGCTGCATGCCATCGGCAACCATGTTTCCAGCAATAATAAAGCCGCGCGCGTTGCCTGTCTTTCATCTGAACAATTTACGGGCGAATGCATTGACGCCATTCTAAACAACCAGCTTGCCATAATCCGCCAGAAATATCTCCAGATGGATGTGTTGTTGATTGACGATATTCAATTTCTTGCTGGCAAGGAACGCCTGCAGGAAGAATTCTTCCACATTTTCAACGCGCTTCACGAAGCACACAAACAGATCGTGTTGGCCTGCAGCCGGCCCGCCTCCGAAATTCCTGGGCTTGAACAACGGCTGGTCTCGCGCTTTGAGTGGGGACAAACCGCCGATTTACAGGTGCCGGACTTGGAAACACGTCTCGCGATTCTTCGTAAAAAAGCGCAGTGGATGGGAGGCCAGGTGCCGGACGACATCCTGAATTTTCTGGCCGCCCATATCCGCACCGACATTCGTCGTCTCGAAGGCGCGCTGATACATGTGGAATCCTATGCCGCGCTCACCGGAAAAAAACTGACCTTGGAAGTCGTTGAAAGCTTATTGCAGGGAGTCCTTTATGAATAA
- a CDS encoding adenylate/guanylate cyclase domain-containing protein → MTTLRKQWKQETVVAFTGHMMDRPGRTPPRFLPAKEQGVRAAIRKKLNTLSPKYGFSSAPCGGDILFLEEMLGLKREIHIVLPYEIEQFKADCVTGFQHNRDHDWGVRFDQILQKATSVTILSKYRAENNVMASECCNRTVLGMGLIKAKAMGTQLALLALWDGWSGDAIGGTRTMVNLAISLGVRVEYIRNLQPKKVNDVLHASWPTSPSLPLPKNSASAVEFPQEICAVLFADALRFSEIPEQQLPLFINEYLHPLGQLIQQSRLHAFGPRDFNTWGDGLYCTFDSVGNAGRFALALQKFVQSKNWKNLGFSAHFNLRIALHVGPVFRFPDPFMSKDSFLGSAINFAARIEPKTPPGEIYCSEIFTALAAAEGVSDFECEHVSKLTLPKVDEAKQIFVLRAKGNPDPC, encoded by the coding sequence ATGACAACCTTAAGGAAACAATGGAAACAGGAAACGGTGGTGGCTTTTACCGGGCACATGATGGATCGTCCCGGCAGAACGCCGCCTCGTTTTTTGCCCGCGAAGGAACAAGGTGTCCGCGCCGCGATCCGCAAAAAATTGAATACCTTAAGCCCGAAATATGGTTTCAGTTCGGCACCCTGTGGTGGCGATATCCTTTTCCTGGAGGAGATGCTGGGATTAAAAAGGGAAATCCATATCGTGCTGCCGTATGAAATCGAGCAGTTTAAAGCCGATTGCGTCACTGGATTCCAACATAACCGCGATCACGACTGGGGTGTACGATTTGATCAGATTTTGCAAAAGGCGACCAGCGTTACCATTCTGAGCAAATATCGCGCTGAAAATAATGTGATGGCCAGTGAATGCTGTAACCGTACGGTCCTGGGTATGGGGTTGATCAAAGCCAAGGCCATGGGTACTCAATTAGCGTTGCTGGCGCTGTGGGACGGTTGGTCTGGTGACGCCATTGGAGGCACCCGTACTATGGTGAATCTGGCCATATCGCTTGGGGTCAGGGTCGAGTATATCCGAAATTTGCAACCAAAGAAGGTAAACGATGTGCTTCATGCCAGTTGGCCAACCTCGCCTTCCTTGCCACTTCCGAAAAATTCAGCATCTGCCGTGGAATTTCCCCAAGAAATCTGTGCTGTCTTATTCGCGGATGCTTTGCGTTTCAGCGAAATACCGGAACAACAACTTCCCCTCTTCATCAATGAATACCTGCACCCTTTGGGGCAATTGATTCAACAATCACGGCTCCATGCCTTTGGCCCAAGGGATTTTAATACTTGGGGCGATGGCCTCTATTGCACCTTTGATTCGGTTGGTAACGCAGGCAGGTTTGCGCTTGCCTTGCAGAAGTTTGTGCAGTCAAAAAATTGGAAGAACTTGGGATTTTCGGCTCATTTCAATTTGCGAATTGCCCTGCATGTAGGTCCGGTTTTCCGTTTTCCCGATCCTTTTATGTCCAAAGACAGTTTTTTAGGATCGGCGATCAATTTTGCGGCGCGCATCGAACCCAAGACTCCTCCCGGAGAAATTTATTGTAGCGAAATCTTCACTGCCCTTGCGGCAGCCGAGGGGGTGTCTGATTTTGAATGTGAACATGTTAGCAAATTAACTTTACCAAAAGTGGATGAGGCTAAGCAAATTTTTGTACTGCGAGCGAAGGGGAATCCGGACCCTTGCTAA